The genomic DNA CGACCGGCTGCGCGTGCCATCCACGCAGTCCGGCCCGCAAACGAGTCGGTGCCGATATGGGCCGGTCTGTCACAGCATTCAAAGTTCGGCTTCCCCTAGGCCCACTCGAGGCTCCCCCGTGACAAACCCTACCGCAACCTGTCGACCCTCGGGGTGGGTGTCGTCGATAACGACCGTGCTCCGGTTTGCGGTCCACAGCAACCTCTTTATCTCGCTGGCAACGCTCAGTGTCGTCGTCACCACCGCCGTCCTCGCGGAACTGCCACTCGAGGCCCTACCGCTGTTTATCGTCTTCGCGGCCACGATGTTCGTCTACACCGTCAACCGGTTTACCGACCTCGCGGAAGACGAACAAAACGTCCCGGATCGCGCGGCGTTTACAAAGCGCTACGGCCGCCTCTGGCTGACGGCGGGAACCGTCCTCTACGTCGCCGCGATCGGGATCGCCGTCGCGCTTGGGCTCTCAGGAGCCGCGTATCTGTTGCTCCCACTCGCGGTCGTGTTGCTGTACTCCGTCGGCGGCGTCAAGCAGATCTTTCTCCTCAAGAACCTCGTCGTCGGCCTCGCGTGGGGTGCGCTCCCGCTCGGCGTCGGCTACTACTACGATCAGCTCTGGTCGCTCGAGATTCAGTTCCTCGTCGTCTACGTGACCGTCATGATCACCATCGCCGCGGTGATCTTCGATGTGAAAGACATCGAGGGCGACCGCGAGGAAGGGATTCCGACGGTACCGAACCGGTTCGGCCCGCACGCGACGCGCGTCTGGTCGCTGGTCGCGACCGTCGCCGTCGCCGCGGTGGTCGTCGCGCTCGTACTGGCGGATGTGGTTCCACAGCGATTTCTCGTCGTGCTCGCGATGAACGCCTACGTTTGCGCATACATCCCGTTCGCGACACCCGACCGCGGCCCGCTGTACTACGGGTTCGTCGTCGACGGCGAACACGTCTTCCTCGCCGCAGTCGTGCTCGCACTCGAGTGGCTCGTCTGGTAACGTGGTCGCGCAGTCATTCGTCGTCGGCGACGCCAGTTGCCCGCAGGTACTCCTCGAGCAACGTCGGGAACTGCCCGCCGCGGACGTAGCGCAGGCCGAACTCGTCGGCCCACGAGATGATGCCTCGGTCCTCCGTGACGACGCCGGCGTCGAGTTCGCGCGCGAGGATCAGCAGGTCGAAATCCTCGCGGGAGTCGAGCACGCCCTGTCGGAGCGCCCGGCGGTACTTATCACGCAGATTCGACAGGACTCGATCAGCTTCGGTCATGTAGGCCTCCCGTTTGCCGTCATCGGAGTTACGTGTGAGATCGTCCGGATCGAGCTGTTCGACTTCGCGGATGGCTTCCTCCGAGACCCGCAGGCCGCGGTCGACCCGGTCGCTCATCTCGTCGATGAAGTTGTAGACGATGTTCGCGGGGATCGTGACGCCGTAGCGGTCGGGGCTCTTGCGGACGACCCAGGTATCGAGCCGCGAGAACACGGCGTCGTCGACGTCGCGCTCGCGCAACATCGTCCCCAGTTCGTCGTGGATCGACGGCGGCACGTAACAGGAGATGTTGAGCTCGAGGCGTGCGGTCGCCACCAGATCGAGCAGGCGGAGCACGGCTTCCTCGAGCGATTCGTCGTCACGGCGGATCTCCTCGGTGATAAACAGCGAGGTATCGAGGACGAACCGCTGGCGCGGGAGGTCGCCGGACATACGTTTCGATTGGACCGTGAGCTACATAGGCCTCACCCCGAATACCGACGATCCGAATGGGGACCGGCCCGGTGTTTTTGGCGCTCAACGGCGAGAGTCGACGTATGGACCGCGCAGCGTACCTCGAGCGTCTCGGGGCCACGACTGACGACCCTGTCGACCTCTTCGAGCACTTCGAGCAACGGTCGTTCGATGGTCGGCCCTACCACGTTCTGTCGGACGCGCGCCACGGTCTCGAGCGCGGGACCGTCATCGTCGAAGACGTCGATGCAGTCATCAGAGGGTATCCGAGCATTCCACGACTGCTCGTTCTCGAGCCGGGGGTCCAATCGTTCTTTGAGGGTCGCGAGACCGTCGCCGTCGAGGAGAAACTCGACGGGTTCAACGTCCGGATCGCCAACGTCGGCGAGCCGCTTGCGTTTACCAGAAGCGGCTACGTCTGTCCGTACACGACCGCGCGGGCGCGCAAACTACTGTCGCTCGAGGCCTTTTTCGACGAGCATCCGGAACAGGCCCTCTGTGCCGAACTCATCGGGCCGGAGACGCCCTACACGACAACCGACTACGAAGGGGTCGACACCCACGACTTCCGCGTCTTCGGCGTTCGCGACCGCGAGTCGGGCGAGGCGCTTCCCGTCGCCGATCGCCGCGCGATCTGTGAGACGTACGACTTCAACCAGCCGCGGCTGTTCGGACGGGCACCGCCGGAGACCGCCGCCGAGCTGGTCCACGATGCTATCGCCGAACTCGACGCAGCGGGTCGGGAAGGCGTCGTGATGAAATCGGAATCCGGAGACGCGATGGTCAAGTACACGACCGAAGCTCAGCACCACGGCGAACTCGCCTACGCGTTCTCGCTGCCGTTCGACCACGGCAGGGATTTCGTCTTCTCGCGGCTCATCCGGGAGGCGTTTCAGGCCGCCGAGTTCGACGAGGACGAGGAACGACTACAGGCGCGCGCACACGACCTCGGCGAGTCGATCCTCGTTCCGATGGTCGAGGCCATCCAGGACGTCGACGACGGTGAAACGATCGGCCACCGACATACGGTCAGAGGCGACGCCGACTCCATCGACGCACTCTTCGACCACCTGCACGACCAGTCGATGACGATCGAACTCGAGGCCGACCGTCACGAGCACGGCGAGCGCGTCATCGAGTTCGTCAAGGTGGCCGAATCCAGTCGAGACCGTATCACCTACTATCTCGAGGGCGGCACGCGAAACGAGTGACGCTGCGGTCACAGCGTCCTTGTGCTCGGTCGCGAACGAACCCTTTAGGCATCGGCCACCGGTACGGACGTGTATGCCCGTTCCCAAATCCGAGTTCGAGAACCTCCCGCCGTGTGATTTCTATACGCCGGCGGAACTGCTCGAGGACGA from Natrinema sp. HArc-T2 includes the following:
- a CDS encoding UbiA family prenyltransferase; this encodes MTNPTATCRPSGWVSSITTVLRFAVHSNLFISLATLSVVVTTAVLAELPLEALPLFIVFAATMFVYTVNRFTDLAEDEQNVPDRAAFTKRYGRLWLTAGTVLYVAAIGIAVALGLSGAAYLLLPLAVVLLYSVGGVKQIFLLKNLVVGLAWGALPLGVGYYYDQLWSLEIQFLVVYVTVMITIAAVIFDVKDIEGDREEGIPTVPNRFGPHATRVWSLVATVAVAAVVVALVLADVVPQRFLVVLAMNAYVCAYIPFATPDRGPLYYGFVVDGEHVFLAAVVLALEWLVW
- a CDS encoding RNA ligase partner protein, with product MSGDLPRQRFVLDTSLFITEEIRRDDESLEEAVLRLLDLVATARLELNISCYVPPSIHDELGTMLRERDVDDAVFSRLDTWVVRKSPDRYGVTIPANIVYNFIDEMSDRVDRGLRVSEEAIREVEQLDPDDLTRNSDDGKREAYMTEADRVLSNLRDKYRRALRQGVLDSREDFDLLILARELDAGVVTEDRGIISWADEFGLRYVRGGQFPTLLEEYLRATGVADDE
- a CDS encoding RNA ligase; the encoded protein is MDRAAYLERLGATTDDPVDLFEHFEQRSFDGRPYHVLSDARHGLERGTVIVEDVDAVIRGYPSIPRLLVLEPGVQSFFEGRETVAVEEKLDGFNVRIANVGEPLAFTRSGYVCPYTTARARKLLSLEAFFDEHPEQALCAELIGPETPYTTTDYEGVDTHDFRVFGVRDRESGEALPVADRRAICETYDFNQPRLFGRAPPETAAELVHDAIAELDAAGREGVVMKSESGDAMVKYTTEAQHHGELAYAFSLPFDHGRDFVFSRLIREAFQAAEFDEDEERLQARAHDLGESILVPMVEAIQDVDDGETIGHRHTVRGDADSIDALFDHLHDQSMTIELEADRHEHGERVIEFVKVAESSRDRITYYLEGGTRNE